The genomic interval ATGGATTCATGATGCTCTGGAAATAGCAGCGAGATTTAATTCACTCAAATGAATGCAGCGGATTCGCTCCATTGCCGTCTTTGAGCTAAATCGTTATCTCTTGGAAGGATAAATACGGAAATCCGATGCCGAAAATTGACATAAATCAAATTGGCTTAGCTTTCGACATGCAAGGTTGTCCGAATCGATGCCGGCATTGCTGGCTCGGACCCGCTAACAACTACACGCTTTCTGAACAAGACGTTCGCTGGGGCACCTCTTTGTTCCGCGATTTCATTGCTAGAGAGGATACGTCAATAAATAGATTATCGGTCGCGACATCCTTTCGTGAACCAGACCTGCGTGATGATTATCGTAAACTCTACGATCTTGAAGCAGAACTGGGAGACGGAATCCCTGATCGATATGAACTACTCAGCATCTGGCGACTTGCGAGGGATGATTCCTATGCCAGGTGGGCCAAATCTGTTGGACCCGATGTGTGCCAAATATCATTTTTCGGGTTACGGGTAACGAACGACTGGTTTCATCGCCGCAAGGGAGCATTTGACGATGCACTTATTGCCAGCGAGCGATTACTCGACGCTGGTATGAAGCCGCGATGGCAGATTATCTTGACCACGAAACTCCTTCCTGAGCTGAACGAATTACTCGCTCTGATCGACAAGCTCAAGCTGCGAGAACGGGTTCGAAAACTTGGTGATGAGTTTCTGTTATTCATTCATCTACCGGGACCGGATCATGAAGCTCGGAAAATTGAGGATCTCAGACCTACGATAGAACAGCTGATCAATCTCCCGGAAGTCATTCTAGAGTCGACAAGAAAATACTTCTCAAGAGAAGTGCTCTGGCAAAGCGAGGAAGCCTTATTCTCCGATATTGTCAATAGCGAATACTTGAAAACCCAGAGTACTCTTCCCGAAGCTCTTTGGTTCTTCGTGCAAAGCAATTGGGACGTCTTCTCGAATATTGGAACACTAGAGGACTGGTGGTGCCTCGGGAATCTCAAGCGAGACAATGTAGTAACAATCATTAATCGGTTCGTGAACGATGGAACCCTGGGGCTGAAGTATCTTGTGCATGAGTCGCCTTCGGAACTCGCCAGGCAGTACGGCAATCCGAATGGTCATAAGGTATACTCAAGTGAAGAAGATCTGCTTTCTCTTTACCTAGGAAGACACTGCGAAAAAAAATGGAACAGGAGATCAATCGAATAGAGCTGACCGGCTTAGTTAAATTGGGTAATGCAGGGCAACTCATTCGAAGCGCTAAGGAGAAATGTGAAAAGTAATAGAAGCAAACGTGTCGTAAGAGTTCCGAAAGATTACTATTATCGTGTTCACGAAACACGCTATAGGAAAATATTAGGTAGTGGATCAGTTTTTAGGCAAAAACAAATGAACAGCCATATACTCAGTGCCTGGAACGAGTTTGTATCAACAGTAAACCTTGTTCCGGAGGTTTCCGGGATTGAATTTGGATGCGGAACAGGCATTAATACCATTACTATTTCCGAGCAGGGCTTTCAAATGACAGGAATAGATATTTCACCGACTGTAATAGAAAAAGCAAAAGAATTAGCCCAAAATAAAGGGGAAATAGTAGAATTTATTGTAGGCGACATGTTTGCTACGAATCTTAGCTCTGAGAGTTTTGATTTTGCGATAAATATATGGACTTTGCACGTTGTGGGAGAACAGCATCTTCGTGACAAACACTTGTCCGAGTGTTATCGCGTCTTAAAACCAGGAGGATATCTATTCCTCCACAATGAAAGCTCTGATAAGGATATACTCAATCCCATTGAGGAAGTCGTATTTGAGGAAGCAAAAGAATGGAATATTCCAGAACTAAAAAATAAATTTGAACTGCCAAATGGAGAAAAAATTCAGGTAAGTTTTCCAGCGCACATGCCTCCTGATATGAACGGCAGAAGGTCTCTCGGAGAGCACAAGGATGAACTTGAAAAAGCTGGATTTAAAATACTCAAATGCTATGGGGATGAAATGAGTGCTTCTCATTCTGTATCCGGAAACCAAGTAATGATTGCTTTTGCATACAAGGAGAAATAGTATAAAAATATCCACACGGACAACAATCTACTCCGATTTTACCTCAATTTGTTGTTGCTGCTAGTGATTTAAGTGTTATGCTTGATGAAATGATGTCATGAAAAAGAAACTCGTCATAGTCAACGACGCTCCCGGTATCGGTAAGACAACTACCTGTAGAGAACTGCAGCGACTGCTTGTCGGAAGTGTCTGGCTTGATGGCGATTGGTGTTGGATGGCCAATCCATGGATCGTAACGGAAGAAACCAAGAGAATGGCAAAAGACAGAATAGCGAGATGCAAAGCAAGAGAATACAGCTATCCGGATCAATGCATTGGCTATTCTGAGCGTTATACAAAAGGATAGGCACAAATTGAAAGGGAGAAAGCAAGGCATGAGATCACATCAGCTCACTTCTGAGGAACTCATTAGCGAAGTAAAGACTGTTAGAGATTTCTCGCTTTCACCCGATGGTAAGTCAGTCGCTTTCTCCAGAACGACCAAAGGTATTTCCCAAATATTCCTTGCGGAAATAAAAGAATTCGAACCAGAACAACTGACTGAATGTCCTGGCTCCAAGACTTCACTTACTTGGTCATCAAACAATGATCTGATAGCATTTGCACATTCAGAGAAAGATGGTAAAGGTTGCGATCTTTGCACGATCAACCCATTTGATGGAACTGTAAACACACTGCTTGAACTGGAAGAGGGCAGCATTTGGTCTTCTTCCTGGTCACATGACGGCAAGCATCTTGTATTCTGTTCAAACTATAAAAGCTCAATAGATATCTTCACAATAGATGCTGACGGTAAAAATCTGCTTCGTCTTACCTCGGGCTCGGAGATGGATCAGTATCCACAGTGGTCTCCGGATGGATCCAGATTACTCTTTTACAGAAGTATTGGTCAGGGACCACTTAGCCAATATGAGATGAGAATGATTAACCGGGATGGAAAAGAGC from Candidatus Aegiribacteria sp. carries:
- a CDS encoding AAA family ATPase; the encoded protein is MKKKLVIVNDAPGIGKTTTCRELQRLLVGSVWLDGDWCWMANPWIVTEETKRMAKDRIARCKAREYSYPDQCIGYSERYTKG
- a CDS encoding class I SAM-dependent methyltransferase — encoded protein: MKSNRSKRVVRVPKDYYYRVHETRYRKILGSGSVFRQKQMNSHILSAWNEFVSTVNLVPEVSGIEFGCGTGINTITISEQGFQMTGIDISPTVIEKAKELAQNKGEIVEFIVGDMFATNLSSESFDFAINIWTLHVVGEQHLRDKHLSECYRVLKPGGYLFLHNESSDKDILNPIEEVVFEEAKEWNIPELKNKFELPNGEKIQVSFPAHMPPDMNGRRSLGEHKDELEKAGFKILKCYGDEMSASHSVSGNQVMIAFAYKEK